From uncultured Roseateles sp., the proteins below share one genomic window:
- the ettA gene encoding energy-dependent translational throttle protein EttA, translated as MAQYVFTMNRVGKIVPPKRHILKDITLSFFPGAKIGVLGVNGSGKSTFLKIMAGVDKDIEGEAVPMPDLKIGYLEQEPKLNPNQTVREAVEEGIGGVLAAKKRLDEVYAAYAEEDADFDALAAEQGELEAIISAAGSENTDLQLELAADALNLPPWDANIGVLSGGEKRRVALCRLLLSKPDMLLLDEPTNHLDAESVDWLEQFLQRFPGTVVAITHDRYFLDNAAEWILELDRGAGIPWKGNYTDWLEQKEKRLEGEQKSEDARMKAMKEELKWVRSNTKGRQAKSKARMARFEELSDVDYQKRNETNEIFIPVAERLGNEVIEFKNVSKSFGDRLLIDNLSFKVPAGAIVGIIGPNGAGKSTLFRMIQGKETPDVGEVAIGKTAQLAFVDQSRETLDDTKTVWQDVSGGLDNIIVGKFIMPSRAYLGRFNFKGNDQQKQVGSLSGGERGRLHLAKTLAQGGNVLMLDEPSNDLDVETLRALEEAMLEFAGSAMVISHDRWFLDRICTHILACEGDSQWFFFDGNYHEYEADKKKRLGEEGARPKRMRFKPIR; from the coding sequence ATGGCTCAATACGTATTTACGATGAATCGCGTCGGGAAGATCGTTCCCCCGAAGCGCCACATCCTCAAGGACATCACCCTGTCCTTCTTCCCCGGTGCCAAGATCGGCGTGCTGGGCGTCAACGGCTCGGGCAAGTCCACCTTCCTGAAGATCATGGCCGGTGTTGACAAGGACATCGAGGGCGAGGCCGTGCCCATGCCCGATCTGAAGATCGGCTATCTGGAGCAGGAACCCAAGCTCAACCCCAACCAGACCGTGCGCGAAGCGGTGGAAGAGGGCATCGGCGGCGTGCTGGCCGCGAAGAAGCGCCTGGACGAGGTCTATGCCGCCTATGCGGAAGAAGACGCCGACTTCGACGCGCTGGCTGCCGAACAGGGCGAGCTGGAAGCCATTATTTCGGCCGCCGGCAGCGAGAACACCGACCTGCAGCTCGAACTGGCCGCCGACGCGCTGAACCTGCCGCCCTGGGACGCCAATATCGGCGTGCTCTCCGGCGGTGAAAAGCGCCGCGTGGCGCTGTGCCGCCTGCTGCTGAGCAAGCCCGACATGCTGCTGCTCGACGAGCCGACCAACCACTTGGATGCCGAATCGGTGGACTGGCTGGAGCAATTCCTGCAGCGCTTCCCGGGCACCGTGGTGGCCATCACCCACGATCGCTACTTCCTGGACAACGCCGCCGAGTGGATTCTGGAACTGGACCGCGGCGCCGGCATCCCGTGGAAGGGTAATTACACCGACTGGCTGGAGCAGAAGGAGAAGCGCCTGGAGGGGGAGCAGAAGAGCGAAGACGCCCGCATGAAGGCGATGAAGGAGGAACTCAAGTGGGTGCGCTCCAACACCAAGGGCCGCCAGGCCAAGAGCAAGGCGCGCATGGCCCGCTTCGAGGAGTTGAGCGACGTTGACTACCAGAAGCGCAACGAGACCAACGAAATCTTCATCCCGGTGGCCGAGCGCCTGGGCAATGAGGTGATCGAGTTCAAGAATGTCTCGAAGAGTTTTGGCGACCGCCTGTTGATAGACAACCTCAGCTTCAAGGTGCCGGCCGGCGCCATCGTCGGCATCATCGGCCCCAACGGCGCCGGTAAGTCGACGCTGTTCCGCATGATCCAGGGCAAGGAAACGCCCGATGTCGGCGAGGTGGCGATCGGCAAGACCGCGCAGCTGGCCTTTGTCGACCAGAGCCGCGAAACGCTGGACGACACCAAGACGGTCTGGCAGGACGTCTCCGGCGGGCTGGACAACATCATCGTCGGCAAGTTCATCATGCCCAGCCGCGCCTATCTGGGCCGCTTCAACTTCAAGGGCAATGACCAGCAAAAGCAAGTCGGCAGCCTGTCCGGCGGTGAGCGTGGCCGCCTGCACCTGGCCAAGACGCTGGCCCAGGGCGGCAATGTGCTGATGCTGGACGAACCGTCCAATGACCTGGACGTGGAAACCCTGCGCGCGCTGGAAGAGGCGATGCTGGAGTTCGCCGGCTCGGCGATGGTGATCTCCCACGATCGCTGGTTCCTGGACCGCATCTGCACCCATATCCTGGCCTGCGAAGGCGACTCGCAATGGTTCTTCTTCGACGGGAACTACCACGAGTACGAGGCCGACAAGAAGAAGCGCCTGGGTGAAGAGGGCGCGCGTCCGAAGCGCATGCGCTTCAAGCCCATCCGCTGA
- a CDS encoding Spy/CpxP family protein refolding chaperone codes for MTKLSLKQVLKSTLVVSMLAGAALTAQAQPMHGGHGGPGGAGMMFGGGHIEHVLDSVDATDAQRAQIKTIMQAAMQDLKGQREAGRKLHEQGLALFGAPVVDANAVEALRQQMLAQHDQASKRMSQVMIDVSRVLTPEQRAKFVERMQKRQARMMQHMHGAPAATK; via the coding sequence ATGACCAAGCTGTCCCTGAAGCAAGTGTTGAAGTCCACGCTGGTTGTGTCCATGCTGGCGGGAGCGGCTCTTACCGCCCAAGCCCAGCCGATGCACGGCGGCCATGGCGGTCCTGGCGGCGCGGGCATGATGTTTGGCGGTGGTCACATCGAGCATGTGTTGGACTCGGTCGATGCCACCGACGCCCAGCGTGCCCAGATCAAGACCATCATGCAGGCCGCCATGCAGGACCTCAAGGGCCAGCGCGAAGCCGGCCGCAAGCTGCATGAGCAGGGCCTGGCCCTGTTCGGCGCACCGGTGGTGGATGCGAATGCGGTCGAGGCGCTGCGCCAGCAGATGCTGGCCCAACACGACCAGGCCAGCAAGCGCATGAGCCAGGTGATGATCGATGTGTCGCGTGTGCTGACGCCCGAGCAGCGCGCCAAGTTCGTCGAGCGCATGCAAAAGCGCCAGGCCCGCATGATGCAGCACATGCATGGCGCGCCGGCCGCGACGAAGTAA
- a CDS encoding response regulator transcription factor: MGASLLLIDDDARLTGMVGDYLRNAGFEITVAASLGEGRACLLNGEFDLLLLDLMLPDGDGLDFCRELRGSQRTRRLPLLMLTARGEPMDRILGLELGADDYLAKPFEPRELLARVKALLRRALPEVQDQDVLRFGRLEIDLAARLARLDGQTCDLTSHQFDLLVVLAQSPGRVLSRDQIMDSLKGHPLDAFDRSIDVHISRIRSVIEDDPRNPRRVLTIRGAGYVFARKQDDAHEHAA; encoded by the coding sequence ATGGGTGCATCACTGCTGCTGATCGACGACGACGCCCGACTCACCGGCATGGTGGGCGACTATCTGCGCAACGCCGGGTTCGAGATCACCGTGGCCGCCAGCCTGGGCGAGGGGCGGGCCTGCCTGCTCAATGGCGAGTTCGACCTGCTGCTGCTGGATCTGATGCTGCCCGATGGCGACGGCCTGGACTTCTGCCGCGAGCTGCGCGGCTCGCAGCGCACCCGCCGCCTGCCGCTGCTGATGCTGACGGCGCGCGGCGAGCCGATGGACCGCATTCTCGGCCTGGAACTGGGCGCCGACGACTACCTGGCCAAGCCCTTCGAGCCACGCGAGTTGCTGGCCCGCGTCAAGGCGCTGCTGCGCCGCGCCCTGCCCGAGGTGCAAGACCAGGATGTGCTGCGCTTCGGCCGCCTCGAGATCGATCTGGCCGCGCGTCTGGCGCGCCTGGACGGCCAGACCTGCGACCTCACCAGCCACCAGTTCGACCTGCTGGTGGTGCTGGCGCAAAGCCCCGGCCGCGTGCTCTCGCGCGACCAGATCATGGATTCGCTGAAGGGCCATCCGCTGGACGCTTTCGACCGCTCGATCGATGTGCACATTTCGCGCATACGCTCGGTGATCGAGGACGACCCACGCAACCCGCGCCGGGTGCTGACGATTCGCGGCGCCGGCTATGTCTTTGCCCGCAAGCAAGACGATGCCCATGAGCATGCCGCCTGA
- a CDS encoding HAMP domain-containing sensor histidine kinase: protein MKSLYLRIYLTLVVLLLAFAFGSGWLFQRQFEQERARSDAAATERLAAMATLIHRSLPPADAPREEQAEALLDWSQRLRIPLALDDVGGQRVATSESYKRREQEQLGKGFAVRLEDERTLWTMRGGPFLRGARVVREGGASAPMGGMYTAMERGPRMEPGLLPGWLPGWLPGLPPAWHNGLTLIVLLVLLFLGVALGAFPVVRRLTRRLEALQRGVEQFGAGQLSYRVDDKGSDEVARLAGSFNRTAGQVELLFRSHQSLLANASHELRSPLARLKMALSLVEDASPAQRDSLRKEIRTNIAELDALVEEVLLASRLDGQAQVPDRAAHDLPQDLLGLAAEEAARTGAQVQAEGAAPLRVQGDERLLRRALRNLLENAKRYGGEDVLLTLSRQGQRVELQVCDRGPGVPEAMRERIFEPFFRLPGHAEQAGGVGLGLSLVKQIAQRHQGTVRCLPRDGGGSRFVMDLPALA, encoded by the coding sequence TTGAAGTCGCTTTACCTCCGCATCTACCTGACCCTGGTGGTGCTCTTGCTGGCCTTTGCCTTTGGCTCGGGCTGGCTGTTCCAGCGTCAATTCGAGCAGGAGCGTGCACGTTCGGACGCCGCTGCCACCGAGCGACTGGCTGCCATGGCGACCCTGATCCACCGCTCGCTGCCGCCGGCCGATGCGCCGCGCGAGGAGCAGGCCGAGGCCTTGCTCGACTGGTCGCAGCGCCTGCGCATACCGCTGGCGCTGGACGATGTCGGCGGCCAGCGGGTTGCCACATCGGAGTCCTACAAACGGCGTGAGCAGGAGCAGCTTGGCAAGGGCTTTGCCGTGCGCCTGGAAGACGAGCGCACCCTGTGGACCATGCGCGGCGGGCCGTTTCTGCGGGGCGCCCGTGTGGTCCGCGAGGGCGGCGCCTCGGCACCGATGGGCGGCATGTATACCGCCATGGAGCGCGGCCCGCGCATGGAGCCGGGGCTGCTGCCGGGCTGGCTGCCCGGGTGGTTGCCGGGCTTGCCGCCCGCCTGGCACAACGGGCTGACCCTGATCGTGTTGCTGGTGCTGCTGTTCCTCGGCGTGGCTCTGGGGGCTTTCCCGGTCGTGCGCCGGCTGACCCGTCGTCTCGAAGCCCTGCAGCGTGGTGTCGAGCAGTTCGGTGCCGGCCAGCTCAGCTACCGCGTCGATGACAAAGGCAGTGATGAGGTGGCACGTCTGGCCGGCAGCTTCAACCGCACGGCCGGCCAGGTCGAGCTGCTGTTCCGTTCGCACCAGAGCCTCTTGGCCAATGCCAGCCACGAGCTGCGCTCGCCGCTGGCGCGGCTCAAGATGGCCCTGTCCCTGGTCGAAGACGCCTCGCCGGCGCAGCGGGACTCGCTGCGCAAGGAGATACGCACCAATATCGCCGAGCTCGACGCGCTGGTCGAAGAGGTGCTGCTGGCCAGCCGGCTCGATGGCCAGGCCCAGGTGCCTGACCGTGCTGCCCACGACCTGCCGCAGGACCTGCTGGGCCTGGCCGCCGAAGAGGCGGCCCGTACCGGTGCCCAGGTCCAGGCTGAGGGCGCGGCGCCGCTGCGCGTGCAGGGCGACGAGCGCCTGCTGCGCCGTGCGTTGCGCAATCTGCTGGAGAACGCCAAGCGCTATGGCGGCGAGGACGTGCTGCTGACGCTGTCGCGCCAGGGCCAGCGGGTGGAGTTGCAGGTCTGCGACCGCGGGCCCGGTGTGCCCGAGGCGATGCGCGAGCGCATCTTCGAGCCCTTCTTCCGCCTGCCCGGCCATGCCGAGCAGGCCGGTGGCGTGGGCCTGGGCCTGAGCCTGGTCAAGCAGATCGCGCAACGCCATCAGGGCACCGTGCGCTGCCTGCCCCGGGACGGCGGCGGCAGCCGCTTCGTGATGGACCTCCCGGCCCTGGCCTGA